From the Papilio machaon chromosome 13, ilPapMach1.1, whole genome shotgun sequence genome, the window agtgcgggaggtgatgtgtgcgcgtgtgtctgcaggcggacgtgggcgagtgcgggaggtgatgtgtgcgcgtgtgtctgcaggcggacgtgggcgagtgcgggaggtgatgtgtgcgcgtgtgtctgcaggcggacgtgggcgagtgcgggaggtgatgtgtgcgcgtgtgtctgcaggcggacgtgggcgagtgcgggaggtgatgtgtgcgcgtgtgtctgcaggcggacgtgggcgagtgcgggaggtgatgtgtgcgcgtgtgtctgcaggcggacgtgggcgagtgcgggaggtgatgtgtgcgcgtgtgtccgcaggcggacgtgggcgagtgcgggaggtgatgtgtgcgcgtgtgtctgcaggcggacgtgggcgagtgcgggaggtgatgtgtgcgcgtgtgtctgcaggcggacgtgggcgagtgcgggaggtgatgtgtgcgcgtgtgtctgcaggcggacgtgggcgagtgcgggaggtgatgtgtgcgcgtgtgtccgcaggcggacgtgggcgagtgcgggaggtgatgtgtgcgcgtgtgtccgcaggcggacgtgggcgagtgcgggaggtgatgtgtgcgcgtgtgtctgcaggcggacgtgggcgagtgcgggaggtgatgtgtgcgcgtgtgtctgcaggcggacgtgggcgagtgcgggaggtgatgtgtgcgcgtgtgtccgcaggcggacgtgggcgagtgcgggaggtgatgtgtgcgcgtgtgtccgcaggcggacgtgggcgagtgcgggaggtgatgtgtgcgcgtgtgtctgcaggcggacgtgggcgagtgcgggaggtgatgtgtgcgcgtgtgtctgcaggcggacgtgggcgagtgTAGCGAGTGCTggaggtgatgtgtgcgcgtgtgtctgcaggcggacgtgggcgagtgTAGCGAGTGCTggaggtgatgtgtgcgcgtgtgtctgcaggcggacgtgggcgagtgcgggaggtgatgtgtgcgcgtgtgtctgcaggcggacgtgggcgagtgcgggaggtgatgtgtgcgcgtgtgtccgcaggcggacgtgggcgagtgcgggaggtgatgtgtgcgcgtgtgtccgcaggcggacgtgggcgagtgcgggaggtgatgtgtgcgcgtgtgtctgcaggcggacgtgggcgagtgcgggaggtgatgtgtgcgcgtgtgtctgcaggcggacgtgggcgagtgcgggaggtgatgtgtgcgcgtgtgtctgcaggcggacgtgggcgagtgcgggaggtgatgtgtgcgcgtgtgtctgcaggcggacgtgggcgagtgcgggaggtgatgtgtgcgcgtgtgtctgcaggcggacgtgggcgagtgcgggaggtgatgtgtgcgcgtgtgtctgcaggcggacgtgggcgagtgcgggaggtgatgtgtgcgcgtgtgtctgcaggcggacgtgggcgagtgcgggaggtgatgtgtgcgcgtgtgtccgcaggcggacgtgggcgagtgcgggaggtgatgtgtgcgcgtgtgtctgcaggcggacgtgggcgagtgcgggaggtgatgtgtgcgcgtgtgtctgcaggcggacgtgggcgagtgcgggaggtgatgtgtgcgcgtgtgtctgcaggcggacgtgggcgagtgcgggaggtgatgtgtgcgcgtgtgtccgcaggcggacgtgggcgagtgcgggaggtgatgtgtgcgcgtgtgtctgcaggcggacgtgggcgagtgcgggaggtgatgtgtgcgcgtgtgtctgcaggcggacgtgggcgagtgcgggaggtgatgtgtgcgcgtgtgtctgcaggcggacgtgggcgagtgcgggaggtgatgtgtgcgcgtgtgtctgcaggcggacgtgggcgagtgcgggaggtgatgtgtgcgcgtgtgtctgcaggcggacgtgggcgagtgcgggaggtgatgtgtgcgcgtgtgtctgcaggcggacgtgggcgagtgcgggaggtgatgtgtgcgcgtgtgtctgcaggcggacgtgggcgagtgcgggaggtgatgtgtgcgcgtgtgtctgcaggcggacgtgggcgagtgcgggaggtgatgtgtgcgcgtgtgtctgcaggcggacgtgggcgagtgcgggaggtgatgtgtgcgcgtgtgtccgcaggcggacgtgggcgagtgcgggaggtgatgtgtgcgcgtgtgtctgcaggcggacgtgggcgagtgcgggaggtgatgtgtgcgcgtgtgtctgcaggcggacgtgggcgagtgcgggaggtgatgtgtgcgcgtgtgtctgcaggcggacgtgggcgagtgcgggaggtgatgtgtgcgcgtgtgtctgcaggcggacgtgggcgagtgcgggaggtgatgtgtgcgcgtgtgtctgcaggcggacgtgggcgagtgcgggaggtgatgtgtgcgcgtgtgtctgcaggcggacgtgggcgagtgcgggaggtgatgtgtgcgcgtgtgtctgcaggcggacgtgggcgagtgcgggaggtgatgtgtgcgcgtgtgtctgcaggcggacgtgggcgagtgcgggaggtgatgtgtgcgcgtgtgtctgcaggcggacgtgggcgagtgcgggaggtgatgtgtgcgcgtgtgtctgcaggcggacgtgggcgagtgcgggaggtgatgtgtgcgcgtgtgtccgcaggcggacgtgggcgagtgcgggaggtgatgtgtgcgcgtgtgtctgcaggcggacgtgggcgagtgcgggaggtgatgtgtgcgcgtgtgtctgcaggcggacgtgggcgagtgTCGCGGGCGCGCGGCGGAGCTGCAGGCGCAGCTGGAGGAGGTGGCCTCGCAGCTGGGAGACGCGCGCGTGGACAAGCACGAGGAGGCGCGCCGCCGCAAGAAGCAGGAGATCGTGGAGAGCTTCAAGCGCGAGATCCCCGGCGTGTACGACCGCATGATCAACATGTGCCAGCCCACGCACAAGCGGTACAACGTCGCCATCACCAAGGTGCTCGGCAAGTACATGGAGGCCATCGTCGTCGACACCGAGAAGACCGCGCGCCGCTGCATTCAGGTGCTCAAGGAGCGCATGCTCGAGCCCGAGACCTTCCTGCCGCTCGACTACATCCAGGCCAAGCCGCTGCGGGAACGACTCAGGTCTGGTGCTCATAGAAACTTCCGCCTCATTAAATACAGTGTGTCTGCAGTTTTTGCATGTAATCGCTTCTCATCAGGGACATAAAGGAGCCGAAGAACGTAAAGTTGTTGTTCGACGTGCTGCGCTTCGAGCCGCCCGCCATCCACCGCGCCGTGCTCTTCGTCACCAACAACGCGCTCGTCTGCGAGACGCCGGAGGACGCCTCTCGCGTCGCCTACGACCTCGACCGCAACAAGAACAGCAGATACGACGTACGTACACAACACACACATCTACAAACAAATACTTTAGTGAACATACTTGTGTAGGTATACAAGTGTTGTTTGTGTGCAGGCGCTGGCGCTGGACGGTACCTTCTACCAGAAGTCGGGCATCATCTCCGGCGGCTCGCTGGACCTGGCGCGCAAGGCCAAGCGCTGGGACGAGAAACATCTCTCCCAGCTCAAGGCTAAGAAAGTAAGCATTCATTCATCTCTCACATCTGCCTGTGATAAACAAAGTACTTAGCTAGAGACTAATTAGACCTGCATTTTAAGCagaatttcataataattctATAATTTTACAGGAAAAATTGACGGAAGAGCTCCGAGAGTCGATGAAGAAGTCCCGCAAAGAGTCCGAGCTGACGACTGTGGACTCTCAGATACGAGGTCTAGAGTCGCGTCTCAAGTACGCCATCACTGACCGCGACACCACCGTGAGATACAACTTcaataatatcattttttatctgttatttttgtaaaacttgAATCATTCGgtgtgttttaatttcagttgAAGCAAATCAAAGCGCAGGACGCAGAGCTGGCGGAGTTGGAGAGAAAGATAGAGATGTTCGGAGTAAGtattgtacataatatttgtGTAAGTATTCCGCCTGAGCAAAATGTTGCGCTCTATTCACGTGAACCGTTGTACGACAGCCGCAGATAGAGGAGATAGAGCGCACTATCCGCGCGCGCGACGCCCGCATCCAGGAGGTGAAGGAGAACATGAACAACGTGGAGGACGTCGTCTTCCGCGGCTTCTGCAGGGACATCGGCGTCGCCAACATCAGGTCAACACGTACCTCAGTCGACGTCACCTCAGGAGCAGTATGCAGGTGCTAATACTATTGTATCACCTGCAGACAGTACGAGGAGCGCGAGCTGCGCGCACAACAGGAGCGTGCCAAGCGACGTATGGAGTTCGAGGCTCAGATGGACCGCATCGCCTCCAACTTGGAGTTCGAGCGCTCCCGCGACACCCAGAGTGAGTGCGCACACTTGTATTGTGTGAAGTGTGTTGTACTGATGTTGCGTGTTACCGCGTGTCTGTCCGTGTGCAGAGAACGTGACCAGGTGGGAGCGCACGGTGCAGGACGCGGAGGACGAGCTGGAGGCTGGGCGGCAGGCGGAGGCCAAGCAGCGGCAGGACATCGACCGCGAGCTGCGCCGCGGGGAGACGCTGAAGGCGGACCGCGCGGAGGCCAAGCGCCGACAGCAGCTCGCAGACGACGACGTCGCCGCGGTCAGCATCCCACATCTCCGCAGTGCAAGTATAACTAAGTATGGTGGAATTAAACATCTAACATGTCTTGTGATGATTCCAGGCTCGCAAGGATCTCGCCAACATTCAAAAAGATATTCAAAGCATACAGAAACAGATCTCCAGCTTGGAGTCGAAAATAGAGAGCAAACGCAGCGATCGACATAACATTTTGCGCCAGTGTAAGGTGAGATGAACGGAAATACATCCCGCTCGAAGGACCATTTTTCTGTGAATGTCTTAAAAACGTGTGATCTTTTCCAGATCGATGACATAATAATCCCTCTGCTGGAGGGCAGCCTGGATGACACCGCGGACACGGAGTCTGAGCAGTCCTCGATGTCCACCACGCAGCAGTACCGCCGGGAATCCAGGTCCTCACACTACTCACACATAATACTTTATAATGCTACATTTTGTACAATAGTTTTTACGTGACATGTGCGTGTATGTGTCGCGTAGGATCCGCGTGGACTACTCGTCGCTGCCGGAGTCGCTGCAGGAGCTGGAGGAGGCGGACGAGGTGAAGCGCAAAGCGGACAAGCTGCAGAAGAACATCAACACGCTGCAGAACACAGTCGACAAGATACAGGCGCCCAACATGCGGGTACTGCATCGCtatcacatttttatacaactattgtatttatttctccagattaataaaattttgaatgttCCAGGCGATGCAAAAACTGGACGAAGTGCGTGAGAAAGTGAACGCGACCAACGAGGCGTTCGTGGCGGCGAGGAAACGCGCGCACAAAGCCAAGCTCGCCTTCGAGAAGGTCACAACATCAATAATTCAACGTCCATGAAATGCACATTCGTATATAGATACAGATGTAAACGTGGCTCGTAACATGTTGCAGGTGAAGAAGGAGCGCCACGACAAGTTCGTGGACTGCTTCGAGCACGTCGCCAACGAGATAGACGCAATCTACAAGGTAACATAACCCACGAAATAACTATTGCCCTGCCCTATTATTTACagatatatttaagaaatgtGTATATTTGCAGGCGCTGGCAATGAACCAGTCGGCGCAGGCGTTCCTGGGCCCCGAGAACCCGGAGGAGCCGTACCTGGACGGCATCAACTACAACTGTGTGGCGCCGGGCAAGCGCTTCCAACCCATGTCCAACCTTTCCGGTGGAGAGAAAACTGTCGCCGCCCTCGCTCTGCTCTTCGCCATACACAGGTCTCTACTGTACAGAAGAACACAGAACAAAcctttattcaataactagcttttacccgcgactccgtacgcgcggaataaaaaaaatgaacacaagataaaaaagttcctatgtccgtctcctagttctaagctacctgcccaccaattttcagtcaaatcgattcggcCGTtcgtgagttataaatagtgtaactaacacgattttcttttatatatatagatgtttgaGTTCCGTATcgcaaaaacaaattaatagaaagttGTCTTCATGTGTATCAGCTACCAGCCGGCGCCGTTCTTCTTGTTGGATGAGATCGATGCGGCGTTAGACAACACCAACATCGGCAAAGTGGCCTCGTACATCCGCTCCAAGAAGGGCAGTCTGCAGACCATCGTCATCTCGCTCAAGGAGGAGTTCTACGGATGTGCGGACGCGCTCATCGGCATCTGCTCGGAGGTTAGCCACGCCCCTCAACGTCACAAACCACGCCCACCTCActcatacaaacattttgaatGTATTTTCATCCATTATTCGAATACGACAATGACAATTTTCAGTAGTTTTCATTACTTAGAAGCTATTGTAATTAGTTAATTCTGTGATGtatttatgttgttgttatagtttgtatgtatgttgtGTTGCAGCCTGCTGACTGTCTGGTGAGTGACGTGTACACGCTCAGTCTGGAGCCCTACCAGCTCTGACATCGCCTGCGCAGCCCCCGCCTCACCTCTCTTTATTAGTCTATgacatttttaactattatatttttattaattaagcttaggcgtttgttttattttcaaacccGTTGTCTTCCCACATTCGAATGATCTCAAaagaaatgcaaatatttaaatgaaagagGTGATATATGACAGCTGAGTTACGGTTAGTTAAAAGGATacataattcaataaaacaataacattttaaacaaattatttaataattataaaaatatacaactccataattttataatatagtagagtGAAGGCGCATTCTCGTCAGTACAAAGCTGAGAAAatttgaatgtgttaaaatattgctTACGTAATAGTAGCAGGCGCTTCAGTTGGCACGTCGCGCAGAAGAATGCGCTTGTTCCCGAAGTGACAACTCGAATTTcgaatatttctattgttagGAACATTAACTGTAAACATACTTGAAACAAAATAgtcatttaaaacttatatttatcaatCTTTTTCATTAGAAGCtaaaaatgcattaaataaaaaaaccgtAGAAACTACTATTTCTTCTATATAAATGTTTCAGTCAGCACACGCAAACTTTCCCTAGACATTTACTTTACACTTATTAACGTGTAACAATTGTCATATACATAAttcgatataaaataatttgaaattataaaaaaaaacaatttaatcttatgtgcaatttatatacaaatcttatgcttatattacttattatcTTTTCTGAATGCTTTAAAAGTGTTCCACTTTCATAGGAAAATGCAGTTTCCACgcgataataaaaacaattcaataaaaaatatttgtcaaaaagGAGTCGCGTTATATCATTTCatagtagaaataaaaacaaggaTATATGTCCCGATGAGGGAGGCGATACTATCGCGGttagttttgtcaaaaaaatatgtaaaaccttcATGGACATAGAAAATATcatgaaaaacaataaaaagacaTAGTTTCAAAAACACTTgcttaaatacattttgtgaGTCTTGTTTTAAAGAAGCagttatatgtatttgtactgtgggcctagcacgaatatttttgataatcgTCGTTTTTTCGTCATGGACAAAAGTATTGGtgtaaaatacaacaaaaatctcataataattttgattcaaTTGACGTTGACGATTTCAAGAggattttaagaaattttcgTGTTAGGGTCACTCACTATACATGTATTGGCAGTGGAAGTCACCGTTAGTCATATTATAACATAGTCAAATGGCAGTAAATTTCAATAGTCATACAAATAAAGGCACGTGTCACACACAGCGTTGCCTCAACATTAATGTTAACTAGTCAAATCTTGAGTAttcaataacttaaataataatccacTTACGACTCCTCAGAAAATAATCAATTGACACGAATTTAAAGCCCTGCGATAGGTTCTATCGTAGACTTTtcaaatatgtcaaaatgaaGTAAGAGAATTGAAAATGAAAGTAGTTCTTAACGTAATTTTATGATGTTTGAGCGAATAGAATGCGAGCAGTTTGTTGACTGACATTATGCAATACATTATTCGGATTTTCACATGAACACAAATTTGTCAAAGAATTTATACACGTAATTGGGCATCGACGCTgtcattttcataattttcaaaatgtgaaCTTTAAAACACTAATTAAGGTGTACGTGTAGAGTTTGCGAGGGCTCGTTGTGAGCGCGGCTACAGCTGGTCGGGCGGGTCCAGAGAACTGCAGCGACACGAGCACGAGCTCACCGGGCACTCAGAGTGCTCGCTGATGACAAACACACGGCTTATGTCACAaatgaaaagtaaaagaaattgtCACTTAGGTCGCCACACTCACCTGAACCATTGCAGCAAGTGAGCGGCGTGTCCCCCGTGTCGGCACGCCACGCACCAGCTGAACCAGCCGCCGAACTGCGCcccgcccacgcccacgcTGCCCCCCACGATGCCGCCCACCCCGCCGCCCACGCCGCCCACGCTCACGAAGCCGCTACCCGTGCCCAGGTGCAGCAGACACACGCCGCAGCGCGGCAGCGGCTTGCGGCAGTTCGGACACGACGATATCTGTTGCGACAAGAGATCAGCAGAGAGAAACACGCGAACACATCTCCGTACAGAGGAGGAGCAGCGCGCACCTTCATCTTGTTGGCGGGCGGCGGGAGGCGCgcgagtgcggcgcgcgggCGGGCGCTGTGTGCGGGCGCGGCCACGCACTTGCCGCAGTAGTTGCAGGCCACGCCcacgcgccgcgccgccgccggcgAGCCCGCGCCCTCCCCCGCCTCGCCCGCGCACGCGCACACGCACGTGTCCAGTGCGCACCTCGCCCACCACATGCGCCAGCTGTCCAGCAGCGTGCGGTAGCTGCGGAACAGAGGAAAGGTTCAGGCGGAGGTCGCGATAGTAACGCGGCCGAGCCGACGTCCTCGGCTCACCTCTCGAGCCAGGCGGAGACGCGGCGGTCGCGCAGCAGGTCTGCGGGGCAGCAGCGCGCGGCCAGCAGCGCCGCGGACTGCACGTCGCCCGTCGCCTCCACCCAGCGCTGCAGCAGCGCCACGCCCTCCGGACTCACGCCTGcgcacacgcacacacacattACTTGACCGCGACTCGCGCGCAGTCGGCGACGTACAGTTGCGAGTGTGACAGTGCGCGACCTGTGAGCAGGATGCCGGCGAGGTCGCCCTGCTCGGTGAGCGCGTCGCAAGTGGCCCGCACGTACTCCTGCAGCCGCCCGTCCGGCAGGAAGATGCACGCGAACGCCACGCGGTCCTCCAGCCGCATCTCCGTCTCGTTCTGTTGGCATCGAACACTTTATTAATCATCCTCGATATAGGGATGCGTTTGTTCCGATGTCATTAGGAGCATAGGTCGGGTCTCACGAGCACGGCGCTGAGGTCGGGCTGCGCTGCGCCCGCGCTGGCGGTGGCGGCCAGGAAGTGCAGCAGCGCCCGCAGGTAGGCGTCGGGCAGCGCGGGTGCCGCCGCACTCATCGCGTCGCGCCACAGCCGCTCGTCCGCGCCCGGACCCGCCAGCGCTAAAGTTACACGTTCTATGACAACTACTGCGATTTcataaggttttataaaaacattgttaaataaaatctccGTCAAAAAgaagtttatatataaacagtAATGGTTGTAGAATATAGTACCGAGTGCAGCGACGCGCAGACGCGGCTCCTGCGCGCGCGACAGCACGTCGAGCGCAGTGCGCGTGCGCAGATGGAAGGCGGCgagggcggcggcgcggcagGGCGTGCCCTCCGCCTCCGCGCGCTCCACGCCCACGCCCGCGTTCTCCCAGCCCCAGCCCCACCCGCACAGCTGCAGCGCGCAAGTGCGCTCCGCACTCCTGATGCACCGTCACCGgcaaatattactttaaattatcgaAACGGTCAAGTAGAGGAGTGGAGTGAAGTGAAAGGGCGAAGGGCGGGTGCGAGACCTGTATACGGTGACCTTGCGGTTGGGCATGTCGGGCAGCAGCAGCGGCACGGCCTCGGAGCGGTACCCGCCGTCGCCCGGCGCGCGCAGCACTGTGCGCACGCCCGGCAACTTCCACGGACTGTTGCGGAAGCATCCTGACACACGCGTTGTGCTCGCATAACGatactaataataacatttagaaatcaaacaaaaaatagaatcCTACAATTTCTACTGTCGCATTTCACTCACCGTCCTCCACCAAGGACTTGCTCAGCGCCAGGAAGTGCCATAACCCACTCAGAGCCTCGTCCTCGGCCAGATCTGCGTTCTGCCACAGGTCCGGCTGACGagcaaaacaaacatttaacacGGCGTAAGTTAcaatagtaatatttaacgTCTAGTATCGCGTACCTTGAGGCCGTAGTCGGTGGCGGCGCGGCGCTGCATGCGATGGGAGACGTCCTGCAGCGCGCCGTAGAAGTCGTCCCGCATGAGCCGCAGCGCTCCGCCCCCCGCCCACACCAGCCCGCCGCGCGCCCCCCACGCCAGCGTCACGCGCTCGCACACCGTGTACTCCACCACGCCGCCTGCATCAcacacatcatcatcatcattgcCATTCCCATTTGTACGACGCGGGTACGAGACGCGTACCGGAGAGGCAGAGCGCGAGCAGTCGGGCCTCGTGCGCGGGGTGCCAGCAGAAGGCGGCGAGCGGCTGCGCGGCGGGGCTCACATCGCGCTCCAGCACGCTCGGCCCGCGCGCCCCGCCCTCCTCCGTCTCCTCCAGCGCCGGAGTCGCAGACATCTGACACACGCGCCCTTACATTTACACAACTCGATAAACCACGAGCAGTTTTAACGAGTTTAAGAGATACATACTGAACTATCGACTGATTGTGATGATCTGTACTCCTGCGCGTGCTGTATGTCGTGCAGGCGCAACGTGCTGGAGTCGCGCTGCAGCGACATCAGAAGGTTTCGTCTAGGaacattacattaattacTATGATCTATTCCTTACACATAACAAAGTAAGAAAAGTATCTCTGGACGCAGGCTGAACCTCGTGGGACACCACTGTATTTTGCGAGGCGGGCGAGCGCAGGGCAGTGTGAGCAGCGGGCGGGCGAGCGCGCGCGCGTCCCACACGCAGACGCCGGCCTCGCCGCGCGACGCCAGCTGCcagccgcgccgcgccgcgcacACTCCCAGGCATTGCCGGCTCGTCGCCACGCCCACAGCCGTCCCGCTCTGCTCTGACATTACAGAGCAATTACAgtcataaaattacaacaacatGTAAAGGTCATTGTGGACCCTAAGAATACCAATAAGTTTTATGTAAAGTTATCATTTACCTCTTAGGTCATAAATCTTTATATGCTTCATATTCATGGATGCAGCAAGAGTGCGGTTCCCGAGATCAGTCCAGGCCACACTGTGAGCAGTCTCTGACAAGGCCAGCTCAGCAATGGGCCGCGCAGGCTCTGATTGAAGTGCTGGAGTGTTTTCTGAGTAAATACAATGAAAGTGAATTACTATGTCTATTTTATGATGgctaaatttcaaataataatttaaagtgatTGTGTAGCCTTGCTTAAAATATgaactaaaatagaaaaacaaatatttgaatgttttctaAATTGATTATTCTTTCAGCTCCTATAACTTAAATTTCATGTGTACCTGTAAATTCATCAGTTGACACAGAAGATCTGTTTGCATCCCAAACTTGAATACAGTTGTCACTGCGGTGTTTGTCCAATGCCACCGCTATGAGATTGGTCTCATCATGACTCCATGACAACCCATTACATGGACGTCCATATTTGGGcactagtaaaaataattaaaatatctgtaCAGTTCACAATTTATTGCAAAGTAATAAagtagattaaaattaaatataataaattattcttaccAAACTCTCTTCCGACGAGTCCTAATGGATCATATGTCTGTTTGATGCTGGCAAGGGTAACTCTGCCACTGACATGTCCCAGTGCAAGCAACAGGTCAGGATGATCAGCTATAGCACTGATGTCCACACAGCGTACACCGCTAGCGCTCTGCGATGCCAACACTGTCGCCCCTCGCGTTGACGATATCTGACTaactacaaaaacaaaatactgaGAAAAAACAAAGTACAAATATGATGTGTTTACTAcggaaaaaaaagaacaaacaataaaatgtactagttacagagaaattaaataaataaatgttttagatCTCTATTTACATACATGTTGTTTTCTTCTCAATTTCTGTAAGTTTTGCAACTTCATATAAGGTTATGTCAGGACCccaaacaataaatttatcatgGTGCACCGGTGACCAGAGAATGTCTAATTTTGTTCCGGACATGTTTTCCATCAAACACAGAGGTAGAACTTATTATACTTTCTGATTTACCAAATATTTTcgatcaaaatttatttttctatcataattctattctattttgtatgttttgatCAGTTTTTTATAGATTAAGTTGATTGTCAAAATTGACATTGATAACTAgaaaatttgaaaacattattataacgtTCTGTTTCTCATATAAAATGCTcaaggtttttaaaataattcaataaatatgttacttctgttatttttaatataaatgtattttttaatttcctaaattaaattaaaacttactgttttattttgaatctgGCTGAACGAACATGTTTAACAGTCGGGAGGACTTTCGTCGTCCagctactattttatttatagtatataGTTTCTAAAAGAGGAGCAAGAATTCCTCCTTAACCTTTTGTAGAACTTTTCCGagtttaataagaaatattttcgttGTAAATTCATTTCGATAGTCTAGA encodes:
- the LOC106710381 gene encoding structural maintenance of chromosomes protein 1A, which translates into the protein MPAFLKYIDMENFKSYRGQHRVGPLKSFTAVVGPNGSGKSNFMDAVSFVMGEKTSLLRVKRLSDLIHGASINKPVSRSASVTATFVLEDMTTKQFQRSVIGQSSDHKIDGQSVSVSQYLSELEKLGINVKAKNFLVFQGAVESIAMKNPKERTALFEEISGSGVLKEQYEACRAEVNRADEEAQFSYQKKKGVAAERKEAKFEKEEAEKYTRLKQELQEQKVELQLFYLYHNEKEIQSLEEDLQHKQNELTKVEKKRQKAEDALKEKKKEAGTVQRELAKIEQDIREVEAEVSKKRPTFIKAKERVTHTQKKLESALKTLEQARKAHEAHQTDIRKLEEELRQVEEQKAAWEQTILGTNHSGRADVHLEEAQIREYEELKMEASRQAARYLQELDSVNREQKADQDRLDNEMRRKGEVENKHRQKGHERNEAMKRVEKLNEHIKSSEQALEEQRRLRAELQADVGECRGRAAELQAQLEEVASQLGDARVDKHEEARRRKKQEIVESFKREIPGVYDRMINMCQPTHKRYNVAITKVLGKYMEAIVVDTEKTARRCIQVLKERMLEPETFLPLDYIQAKPLRERLRDIKEPKNVKLLFDVLRFEPPAIHRAVLFVTNNALVCETPEDASRVAYDLDRNKNSRYDALALDGTFYQKSGIISGGSLDLARKAKRWDEKHLSQLKAKKEKLTEELRESMKKSRKESELTTVDSQIRGLESRLKYAITDRDTTLKQIKAQDAELAELERKIEMFGPQIEEIERTIRARDARIQEVKENMNNVEDVVFRGFCRDIGVANIRQYEERELRAQQERAKRRMEFEAQMDRIASNLEFERSRDTQKNVTRWERTVQDAEDELEAGRQAEAKQRQDIDRELRRGETLKADRAEAKRRQQLADDDVAAARKDLANIQKDIQSIQKQISSLESKIESKRSDRHNILRQCKIDDIIIPLLEGSLDDTADTESEQSSMSTTQQYRRESRIRVDYSSLPESLQELEEADEVKRKADKLQKNINTLQNTVDKIQAPNMRAMQKLDEVREKVNATNEAFVAARKRAHKAKLAFEKVKKERHDKFVDCFEHVANEIDAIYKALAMNQSAQAFLGPENPEEPYLDGINYNCVAPGKRFQPMSNLSGGEKTVAALALLFAIHSYQPAPFFLLDEIDAALDNTNIGKVASYIRSKKGSLQTIVISLKEEFYGCADALIGICSEPADCLVSDVYTLSLEPYQL
- the LOC106710279 gene encoding GATOR complex protein MIOS-B: MENMSGTKLDILWSPVHHDKFIVWGPDITLYEVAKLTEIEKKTTFSQISSTRGATVLASQSASGVRCVDISAIADHPDLLLALGHVSGRVTLASIKQTYDPLGLVGREFVPKYGRPCNGLSWSHDETNLIAVALDKHRSDNCIQVWDANRSSVSTDEFTENTPALQSEPARPIAELALSETAHSVAWTDLGNRTLAASMNMKHIKIYDLREQSGTAVGVATSRQCLGVCAARRGWQLASRGEAGVCVWDARALARPLLTLPCARPPRKIQWCPTRRNLLMSLQRDSSTLRLHDIQHAQEYRSSQSVDSSMSATPALEETEEGGARGPSVLERDVSPAAQPLAAFCWHPAHEARLLALCLSGGVVEYTVCERVTLAWGARGGLVWAGGGALRLMRDDFYGALQDVSHRMQRRAATDYGLKPDLWQNADLAEDEALSGLWHFLALSKSLVEDGCFRNSPWKLPGVRTVLRAPGDGGYRSEAVPLLLPDMPNRKVTVYRSAERTCALQLCGWGWGWENAGVGVERAEAEGTPCRAAALAAFHLRTRTALDVLSRAQEPRLRVAALALAGPGADERLWRDAMSAAAPALPDAYLRALLHFLAATASAGAAQPDLSAVLNETEMRLEDRVAFACIFLPDGRLQEYVRATCDALTEQGDLAGILLTGVSPEGVALLQRWVEATGDVQSAALLAARCCPADLLRDRRVSAWLESYRTLLDSWRMWWARCALDTCVCACAGEAGEGAGSPAAARRVGVACNYCGKCVAAPAHSARPRAALARLPPPANKMKISSCPNCRKPLPRCGVCLLHLGTGSGFVSVGGVGGGVGGIVGGSVGVGGAQFGGWFSWCVACRHGGHAAHLLQWFSEHSECPVSSCSCRCSSLDPPDQL